A section of the Pogoniulus pusillus isolate bPogPus1 chromosome 3, bPogPus1.pri, whole genome shotgun sequence genome encodes:
- the ELMOD1 gene encoding ELMO domain-containing protein 1 isoform X1, with protein sequence MKHFLRMFVQVCLYFYCKCLWRCLKFVVRKLTGQCELQRICYNTKPGAARTMKIEASLKGSKSKRLQTSVSVHPDAIEKTIEDIMELKRINPDINPQLGVSLQACLLQIVGYRNLIAEVEKLRREPYDSENPQHEEMLLKLWKCLKPNSPLKARISKQWCEIGFQGDDPKTDFRGMGLLGLYNLVYFAEWDTEIALQVLSDSLHPKYREVTKKDLSQLSKAEWEKKKFDKAIGYSFAIVGINITDLAYNLLVSGALKTHFYNVAPEAPTLTHFQQTFCYLMHEFHKFWIEEDPLDIMEFNRIREKFHKRILKQLQNPEMALCPHFAASESLINM encoded by the exons GATGTTTGTCCAGGTATGCCTGTACTTCTACTGCAAATGCTTGTGGCGCTGCCTAAAATTTGTGGTCAGGAAACTAACAGGTCAATGTGAATTGCAAAGGATCTGTTACAATACCAAACCTGGAGCTGCCAGAACTATGAAAATAG AGGCATCACTGAAAGGTTCAAAAAGTAAG CGGCTGCAAACTTCAGTAAGTGTTCATCCTGATGCCATTGAAAAAACTATAGAGGACATCATGGAGCTGAAAAGGATTAATCCAGATATAAATCCACA GTTGGGAGTATCTCTTCAGGCATGCCTGCTCCAGATTGTGGGGTACAGAAATCTGATTGCAGAGGTTGAAAAGCTGCGCAGAGAGCCCTATGATTCAGAGAATCCGCAACATGAGGAAATGCTTCTGAAG TTGTGGAAATGCTTGAAGCCCAATTCACCACTGAAAGCTCGGATCTCAAAGCAGTGGTGTGAAATTGGTTTCCAAGGTGACGATCCTAAAACAGACTTTAGAGGGATGGGTCTTCTGGGCTTATATAACTTGGT GTATTTTGCTGAATGGGACACTGAGATAGCTCTTCAAGTTCTCTCTGATTCACTTCATCCTAAATACAG GGAAGTCACTAAGAAGGATctaag cCAACTCAGCAAAgctgaatgggagaagaaaaagtTTGATAAGGCCATCGG CTATTCTTTTGCAATCGTGGGCATTAACATAACAGATCTCGCATACAACCTGCTTGTCAGTGGAGCTCTGAAGACCCATTTCTACAATGTTGCTCCAGAAGCACCAACACTAACTCACTTTCAGCAGACGTTCT GCTACCTAATGCATGAATTCCACAAGTTCTGGATTGAAGAAGATCCTCTGGACATCATGGAGTTCAACCGCATCAGAGAGAAATTCCATAAGCGAATCTTGAAACAGCTCCAGAACCCGGAGATGGCTTTGTGCCCTCATTTTGCTGCGTCAGAAAGCTTAATCAATATGTAG
- the ELMOD1 gene encoding ELMO domain-containing protein 1 isoform X3: MKHFLRMFVQVCLYFYCKCLWRCLKFVVRKLTGQCELQRICYNTKPGAARTMKIEASLKGSKSKRLQTSVSVHPDAIEKTIEDIMELKRINPDINPQLGVSLQACLLQIVGYRNLIAEVEKLRREPYDSENPQHEEMLLKLWKCLKPNSPLKARISKQWCEIGFQGDDPKTDFRGMGLLGLYNLVYFAEWDTEIALQVLSDSLHPKYSQLSKAEWEKKKFDKAIGYSFAIVGINITDLAYNLLVSGALKTHFYNVAPEAPTLTHFQQTFCYLMHEFHKFWIEEDPLDIMEFNRIREKFHKRILKQLQNPEMALCPHFAASESLINM, from the exons GATGTTTGTCCAGGTATGCCTGTACTTCTACTGCAAATGCTTGTGGCGCTGCCTAAAATTTGTGGTCAGGAAACTAACAGGTCAATGTGAATTGCAAAGGATCTGTTACAATACCAAACCTGGAGCTGCCAGAACTATGAAAATAG AGGCATCACTGAAAGGTTCAAAAAGTAAG CGGCTGCAAACTTCAGTAAGTGTTCATCCTGATGCCATTGAAAAAACTATAGAGGACATCATGGAGCTGAAAAGGATTAATCCAGATATAAATCCACA GTTGGGAGTATCTCTTCAGGCATGCCTGCTCCAGATTGTGGGGTACAGAAATCTGATTGCAGAGGTTGAAAAGCTGCGCAGAGAGCCCTATGATTCAGAGAATCCGCAACATGAGGAAATGCTTCTGAAG TTGTGGAAATGCTTGAAGCCCAATTCACCACTGAAAGCTCGGATCTCAAAGCAGTGGTGTGAAATTGGTTTCCAAGGTGACGATCCTAAAACAGACTTTAGAGGGATGGGTCTTCTGGGCTTATATAACTTGGT GTATTTTGCTGAATGGGACACTGAGATAGCTCTTCAAGTTCTCTCTGATTCACTTCATCCTAAATACAG cCAACTCAGCAAAgctgaatgggagaagaaaaagtTTGATAAGGCCATCGG CTATTCTTTTGCAATCGTGGGCATTAACATAACAGATCTCGCATACAACCTGCTTGTCAGTGGAGCTCTGAAGACCCATTTCTACAATGTTGCTCCAGAAGCACCAACACTAACTCACTTTCAGCAGACGTTCT GCTACCTAATGCATGAATTCCACAAGTTCTGGATTGAAGAAGATCCTCTGGACATCATGGAGTTCAACCGCATCAGAGAGAAATTCCATAAGCGAATCTTGAAACAGCTCCAGAACCCGGAGATGGCTTTGTGCCCTCATTTTGCTGCGTCAGAAAGCTTAATCAATATGTAG
- the ELMOD1 gene encoding ELMO domain-containing protein 1 isoform X2, with protein MFVQVCLYFYCKCLWRCLKFVVRKLTGQCELQRICYNTKPGAARTMKIEASLKGSKSKRLQTSVSVHPDAIEKTIEDIMELKRINPDINPQLGVSLQACLLQIVGYRNLIAEVEKLRREPYDSENPQHEEMLLKLWKCLKPNSPLKARISKQWCEIGFQGDDPKTDFRGMGLLGLYNLVYFAEWDTEIALQVLSDSLHPKYREVTKKDLSQLSKAEWEKKKFDKAIGYSFAIVGINITDLAYNLLVSGALKTHFYNVAPEAPTLTHFQQTFCYLMHEFHKFWIEEDPLDIMEFNRIREKFHKRILKQLQNPEMALCPHFAASESLINM; from the exons ATGTTTGTCCAGGTATGCCTGTACTTCTACTGCAAATGCTTGTGGCGCTGCCTAAAATTTGTGGTCAGGAAACTAACAGGTCAATGTGAATTGCAAAGGATCTGTTACAATACCAAACCTGGAGCTGCCAGAACTATGAAAATAG AGGCATCACTGAAAGGTTCAAAAAGTAAG CGGCTGCAAACTTCAGTAAGTGTTCATCCTGATGCCATTGAAAAAACTATAGAGGACATCATGGAGCTGAAAAGGATTAATCCAGATATAAATCCACA GTTGGGAGTATCTCTTCAGGCATGCCTGCTCCAGATTGTGGGGTACAGAAATCTGATTGCAGAGGTTGAAAAGCTGCGCAGAGAGCCCTATGATTCAGAGAATCCGCAACATGAGGAAATGCTTCTGAAG TTGTGGAAATGCTTGAAGCCCAATTCACCACTGAAAGCTCGGATCTCAAAGCAGTGGTGTGAAATTGGTTTCCAAGGTGACGATCCTAAAACAGACTTTAGAGGGATGGGTCTTCTGGGCTTATATAACTTGGT GTATTTTGCTGAATGGGACACTGAGATAGCTCTTCAAGTTCTCTCTGATTCACTTCATCCTAAATACAG GGAAGTCACTAAGAAGGATctaag cCAACTCAGCAAAgctgaatgggagaagaaaaagtTTGATAAGGCCATCGG CTATTCTTTTGCAATCGTGGGCATTAACATAACAGATCTCGCATACAACCTGCTTGTCAGTGGAGCTCTGAAGACCCATTTCTACAATGTTGCTCCAGAAGCACCAACACTAACTCACTTTCAGCAGACGTTCT GCTACCTAATGCATGAATTCCACAAGTTCTGGATTGAAGAAGATCCTCTGGACATCATGGAGTTCAACCGCATCAGAGAGAAATTCCATAAGCGAATCTTGAAACAGCTCCAGAACCCGGAGATGGCTTTGTGCCCTCATTTTGCTGCGTCAGAAAGCTTAATCAATATGTAG